CGACCTTCTTGGCCGGAATCTTGATCGACTCGCCGGTCTGCGGGTTGCGGCCCATGCGTGCCTTGCGGGCTTGCAGGACGAGCTTGCCGATGCCCGGGAGCAGGAAGGAGCCGGCCTTCTTGGTCTCGGCATAGGCGAGGCTGCCGAGGTGGTCGAAGATTTCCATAACCTGCTTGCGTGGCAGATCGAGCCGGGCGGCCATCTCGTTGGCGAGTTGGCTCTTGGTCAGCGGCTTCTTGGGGTCGCGCTTGGGAGCGACTTTCTTGACGGCCTTCTTGGGGGCGGCCTTTTTGACGGTCTTCTTGGCCGTGGTTTTCTTCACGGCTTTCTTTGCGGTCTTTTTCGTTGCCATGGGATGTCGTCCTCCGCGGTCACGGCCTTGGGCCGACCGCTCGAACCGCCGCACGGATGGAGCCAACCCCCGGCCGCGTCGTGCGGAACGCTACCGG
The Planctomycetota bacterium DNA segment above includes these coding regions:
- a CDS encoding HU family DNA-binding protein → MATKKTAKKAVKKTTAKKTVKKAAPKKAVKKVAPKRDPKKPLTKSQLANEMAARLDLPRKQVMEIFDHLGSLAYAETKKAGSFLLPGIGKLVLQARKARMGRNPQTGESIKIPAKKVVKFRVAKAAKDEILPAKK